GCAACCTGCGCTATTTTCTCCTTATCCTTGACCTCAACCGCCATCTTCTTTATTTCTTCAACCACCTTATCAACCGCTTTCTCAATACCCTTGCGCAGAAATACAGGATTAGCGCCCGCGGCCACGTTTTTAAGGCCCTCACGGACCATTGCCTGTGCTAGTACAGTAGCGGTGGTGGTTCCATCTCCAGCAACATCGTTGGTCTTGCTTGCAACTTCCCTCACAAGCTGAGCTCCCATGTTCTCAAACGGATCCTCAACCTCTATCTCCTTAGCTATCGTAACCCCATCGTTCGTGATCGTAGGAGATCCAAACTTCTTCTCCAAAACGACATTTCTACCCCTCGGACCAAGCGTAACCCTCACGGTATCGGCAACTTTATTAACGCCTCTCTCAAGAGCCCTGCGTGCTTCTTCATCAAATATGATCATCTTTGCCATAACGCTTCACCTCCTTACGACTCAACGATAGCAAGAATATCTCTCTCACTTAAGATAAGATATTCCTCACCCTCTATCTTAACCTCGGTACCCGCATACTTGGAGAATATAACCTTGTCTCCAACTTTTACCTCCAAAGGAACCTTCTGGCCATTATCGAGAACCCTGCCGGTACCTACGGCAAGAACTTCTCCCTCCTGTGGCTTCTCCTTAGCGGTATCAGGAAGCACTATTCCACTTTTGGTTCTCTCTTCCTTCTCAACGACCTTTACAACTACCCTGTCTCCAAGTGGACGAAGCTTCATCGTCTCATCCCCCCTTCCTCGTTATTAGCACTCTATAAGAGTGAGTGCTAATCACACCGGTTAAATAATACGCACCCTTCAGGAAGGTAGCAACGGCGAATAAAAGCGCTTAATCAGGCTTATACCACATTGCCTAAGAATTCAGGTTGATTTCTTGTAAAATCTTAAAAAATCTTCTCCTATCTCTAAATCAGGATGAGCGGTTATGCTAAAGGGAGCAATTCTTCCTCTTTTAAGCTCAAAGTACCCAGCTGAAGCAACCATAACAGCGTTATCTGTGCATAAGCGAGGAGAAGGATAGAAAATCTCAAAGCCCTCTTTCTTGAGCTCAGTCAGCCTACTTCTGAGAAAGCTATTTGCAACCACTCCTCCTGCGAGAACCAGCTTTCTTATCCCCTTAGATAGAGACGCCCTTTTAAGCTTATCTATAAGAATATCAACAACCCTTCTTTGGAAGCTCGCCGCAACATCCTCGAGCTTAACCTGATCTTTGTTTCTCTCCCAGAAGAGCTTTACCGCCGTCTTTATACCACTAAAGCTGAAATCGAAACCCTCTCTTAAAGGATAGGGGAAGTCAATCGCATAAGGATTCCCCTTCTTCGAAACCTTATCTATAGCAGGTCCCCCCGGATACGGCAATCCCAAGACCCTCGCTACCTTATCAAAAGCCTCTCCAGCAGCATCATCTCTGGTAGATCCGAGAAGCTCATAAGAACCATGGTCCTTGAAAACAAAAAGCTCCGTATGCCCTCCTGAAACGAGAAGACATATAAATGGAGGAGAAAGAGATGGATATTCAACGAAGGTCGCATACACATGTGCCTCGAGATGATTTACTCCTATGAGAGGTTTTTCCCAAAGCCACGCAAGCGTTTTAGCGAAAACTATTCCTACAAGCAGAGAGCCCATAAGCCCCGGACCTACCGTAACCGCTACTCCTCCTACCTTCTCGAGAGAAAAATCCCCAAGTATATCATCAAGAATATAGAGGATAGTCTCCAAATGCTTCCGAGATGCTATTTCCGGAACGACTCCCCCATAAGGAGCGTGGTCCTTTACCTGAGACAAAACCACGCTCCTTATAACTTTCTTTCCAGTTTCAACAAGTGCCACAGAGGTTTCATCACAGGACGTTTCTATACCCAATATTACCTCACTCATTCCTTCCTCTCTCTCCTTTGAACAACCTCCCTGATCGTCTCTATAAGTCGTGAGCTTGAAAATGGCTTAACGAGGAACTCTTCGACCCCCATTTCTTCTAAAGCACGCTCATACTCCTCATCCCCCTGAATGGAGATAGCAACTATCGCGATATCAGGATCCTCTTGAAGCAACCTCTTAGAAACGCTGATACCATCAACATTCGGCATGTTTATATCCATTAAAACTACATCAGGTTTAAGCTCCCTCACCATCTTAAGGGCCTCCTCTCCATCAGATGCCTCCCCAACCACCTCCAAATCACTCGCGAATGACAGCATAACTTTTAAGCTTTTTCTTGTCTCCTCCATATCATCCGCTATCACTACCCTTATCTTCTTCTCCAAATTTAATTCCCTCCTTCAAAACCAGAATAACCGCCTGTGTTCTATCCCTCACGCCCAGCTTCTGCAATATATTAGACACATAGTTTCTTATGGTTTTCTCCTTAAGATTAAGCTCCCGTGCTATTTCTTTATTATTCTTTCCCTTAGCCATAAGCGAAAGGACCTCCCTCTCCCTAGGCGTGAGTGCGGATAGACGCCGCCTCCTACTGGGGTGTCCGCAAGCCTTCTCTATAGCCTTTATTAGCTCAGAAGCACCCACCCCCTTAACGACATAAGCGCACACCCCAGCACGCATAGCCTCCCTTTTGTAAGCCTCCTCATCATGCATTGTAAGAGCTATTATCTTGACACCTGGCTTCATTTTCTTTATCTCTTTTATAGTCTTTATGCCTCCAAGACCAGGCATCGATATATCCATGAGAATTAAATCAACATCTATATTCTTACAAAGCCTTATAGCTTCTTCACCGGTGGAAGCCTCTGCAACTATTTCTACCCCTTCCTCAACCTCAAAAAGCCTCCTTAAGCCCTCCCTGAAAAGGAGGTGGTCATCCACGAGCATAATTCTTATCAAGACTCCCACCACCTTGTGGAATTCTTACCATAATTTTAGTCCCCCTACCCTGCCCGGAAACTATTTTAAGAGTGCCCCCGAGAGCTCTGGCTCTTTCCTCCATGCTGAAAATCCCAAGAGAGCCTTTCTCTATACTTTTCTTTTTAGCCTCCTCAATATCGAATCCTACACCGTCATCCTCTATTAGAACGCTGACGAAATCCTTCCTTATCTCCAGAAGAAGTTTAACTT
The genomic region above belongs to Synergistota bacterium and contains:
- the groES gene encoding co-chaperone GroES encodes the protein MKLRPLGDRVVVKVVEKEERTKSGIVLPDTAKEKPQEGEVLAVGTGRVLDNGQKVPLEVKVGDKVIFSKYAGTEVKIEGEEYLILSERDILAIVES
- a CDS encoding response regulator transcription factor, with the protein product MIRIMLVDDHLLFREGLRRLFEVEEGVEIVAEASTGEEAIRLCKNIDVDLILMDISMPGLGGIKTIKEIKKMKPGVKIIALTMHDEEAYKREAMRAGVCAYVVKGVGASELIKAIEKACGHPSRRRRLSALTPREREVLSLMAKGKNNKEIARELNLKEKTIRNYVSNILQKLGVRDRTQAVILVLKEGIKFGEEDKGSDSG
- the tsaD gene encoding tRNA (adenosine(37)-N6)-threonylcarbamoyltransferase complex transferase subunit TsaD → MSEVILGIETSCDETSVALVETGKKVIRSVVLSQVKDHAPYGGVVPEIASRKHLETILYILDDILGDFSLEKVGGVAVTVGPGLMGSLLVGIVFAKTLAWLWEKPLIGVNHLEAHVYATFVEYPSLSPPFICLLVSGGHTELFVFKDHGSYELLGSTRDDAAGEAFDKVARVLGLPYPGGPAIDKVSKKGNPYAIDFPYPLREGFDFSFSGIKTAVKLFWERNKDQVKLEDVAASFQRRVVDILIDKLKRASLSKGIRKLVLAGGVVANSFLRSRLTELKKEGFEIFYPSPRLCTDNAVMVASAGYFELKRGRIAPFSITAHPDLEIGEDFLRFYKKST
- a CDS encoding response regulator transcription factor, which translates into the protein MEKKIRVVIADDMEETRKSLKVMLSFASDLEVVGEASDGEEALKMVRELKPDVVLMDINMPNVDGISVSKRLLQEDPDIAIVAISIQGDEEYERALEEMGVEEFLVKPFSSSRLIETIREVVQRRERKE